The nucleotide window CCGCCGCCGGAACCCGAGGGCACGGAGGCGGCGTAGGCCGCCGGCCCGGCGAGGGAGGCGACGACGGCGGCGGCCACGGCGCCGGAGAGGAAGCGCGCCCGGCGCCCGGAACGGAAGAGGAACAGCCCCGCGATCGCCAGGACCATCACCGCGGCGACGGCGGGCCACAGCCAGCTGTTCCAGCCGGAGGCGCGCCGCAGCAGGACGACGGCCCAGACGCCGGTGGCGGCGAACGCCACGGGCAGCACCCAGGACCAGCGCCGGGCGTCACCCGTGCGGAAGGCGCGCAGGAGCATCGCCCCGCCGCCCCCGCACAGCGCCGCGATGCCGGGCGCGAGCGCGGTCGTGTAGTACGGGTGCATGGTGCCTTCGGCGAGGCTGAAGGTCAGGTAGTGCAGCACGGTCCAGCCGCCCCACAGGAGCAGCGCGGCGCGCGTGAGGTCCGTACGGGGGGCGCGTCCGCGCAGGACGAGTCCGCCGGCGAGGGCGATCCCGGCGAAGGGCAGCAGCCAGGAGATCTGGCCGCCCAGCACCTCGTTGAACATCCGGCCGATCCCGGCGGTCCCGGAGAACCCGCCTCCGCCACCTCCGCCGCCCCCGCCGTTGCCCTCGCCGCCGAGGACCCGGCCGAGGCCGTTGTAGCCCATGATCAGGTCCCAGGCGGTGCCGTCCGTGGAGCCGCCGATGTACGGCCGCGACGAAGCGGGCACGAAGGACACGGCGGCGGCCCACCAGAAACTGGAGACGGCGAGGGCGACCGCGGCGACGGCGAGGTTGCGTACGCGGCGGAGCAGGCCCGCCCGTGTCGCGTACAGGTAGACGGCGAAGACGGCGGGCAGGGCGATGTAGCCCTGGAGCATCTTGGTGTTGAAGGCGAAGCCGAAGCAGACGGCCGAGCCGACCAGCGGCAGCAGCCTGCCGTTGCGGACGGCGCGCAGGGCCAGGGCGGCGCCCGCGACCATCAGCAGGACGAGCAGCGTGTCCGGGTTGTTGTCGCGGTTGATGGCGACGGTGATCGGGGTGAGCGCGAGGACGAGCGCGGCGACGGCGGCCGGGCCGTGTCCGAAGACGCGCTTGACCGAGGAGTGCAGGATCCAGATCGTGCCGAGGGCGGCGGCGACCAGCGGCAGCATCATCTGCCAGGTGCCGTACCCGAAGACACGGCAGGACAGCCCCATGACCATCAGGACGACGGGCGGCTTGTCCACGGTCATGAAGTTCCCGGCGTCCAGCGAGCCGAAGAACCATGCCTTCCAGCTCTGCGTGCCGCTGAGCACGGCGGCGCTGTAGAAGCTGTTCAGGCTGGAGGAGGAGAGGTTCCAGGAGTACAGCACGCCGGCCAGGACGAGGATCGCGCCCAGCGCGGGCAACGACCAGCGGGGCGCCTGCGCGGGCCGCGCGTCCGGCTCGGCGGTCGGCGCCGCCGCGACGGCCGCGGTCGCGGGGGCGGGGGCGTGGGGGTACGGATCGGTGGCAGATGTCACCAGGGCATCGTGCGCGGGGGGTTTGGGCGCGGGCTGTGGTGGACCTGGGACTCAGCTGTGAGCGGGGCCCGTCACCCGGGTCCGCCCCCGGGCTGCTCAGGGCTAGGCCAGAAATGACGTGAACTTCGCCTTGTATGCGGAGATCTGCGAGCAGCGGCCATCGTTGAAGTCCTGAGACCGGCTGTTGTCGAAGCCGCCTTTGGGTATCCCGCCCAGCGGTATGAAACCCGGGATCTCGGCGAACACCTCGGCAGCCGCCGCTGCCTGCTCGGGTTTCTTCCTCTTGGCTTCGTCGACTTGCTCGCCCGCCGACCGAAGGTGTCTTCGCAACTCGGCGCTGGGAGCACGGGAAGCCCGCGCGAACACTTCCGGCCGGCTGAGGGTTCTGTCTCCTGTGCCG belongs to Streptomyces sp. V3I8 and includes:
- a CDS encoding glycosyltransferase family 39 protein, whose protein sequence is MTSATDPYPHAPAPATAAVAAAPTAEPDARPAQAPRWSLPALGAILVLAGVLYSWNLSSSSLNSFYSAAVLSGTQSWKAWFFGSLDAGNFMTVDKPPVVLMVMGLSCRVFGYGTWQMMLPLVAAALGTIWILHSSVKRVFGHGPAAVAALVLALTPITVAINRDNNPDTLLVLLMVAGAALALRAVRNGRLLPLVGSAVCFGFAFNTKMLQGYIALPAVFAVYLYATRAGLLRRVRNLAVAAVALAVSSFWWAAAVSFVPASSRPYIGGSTDGTAWDLIMGYNGLGRVLGGEGNGGGGGGGGGGFSGTAGIGRMFNEVLGGQISWLLPFAGIALAGGLVLRGRAPRTDLTRAALLLWGGWTVLHYLTFSLAEGTMHPYYTTALAPGIAALCGGGGAMLLRAFRTGDARRWSWVLPVAFAATGVWAVVLLRRASGWNSWLWPAVAAVMVLAIAGLFLFRSGRRARFLSGAVAAAVVASLAGPAAYAASVPSGSGGGMGGTNPTAGPTTGGGMGGGPGGGGGRGGFPGGGQAPGGQQQGGQQQGGAEAGGEAPGGGQTGTPPGGTPSGAPSGAPDGQEQGGDQTGTPPNGAGGGGMGGGGMGGGADSAMTSYLEKHRDGAKWLVAVSSSQSAAQMIVSTGQPVISMWGWSGSDKAMTLAKLKELVKKGELHYIVLGGGGMGGGGGTGGGSDSVSSEVTAWVQEHATAVKTSEYGSDSSSGSSESSQSSESSQSSDSADSQNTQNTQALYRLDASDVN